Proteins encoded together in one Apis cerana isolate GH-2021 linkage group LG4, AcerK_1.0, whole genome shotgun sequence window:
- the LOC107998639 gene encoding zinc finger protein OZF-like — MSENNEEDRSGGDNDRNENDIKEAREDEEVKIIGTEKRCVRCKESENHNRLSSPTSGPTKVKIKTEVLDEIENFSANDELDVDDAYENEARRKRHKRGQKGRGCPPIKKEVNLDEYVDFEEYIEALTTGKRLICSVCRIEFPDEAEFKTHMVGHSHGKLFQCGICRKQFSRSSALKDHLRLHETFKAFICRHCSLRFQQRDQLRMHQAEVHSSRRPFECGVCKKKLLHRQSLRDHKLMHTNVKPFECSICKKRFLRPSSLRAHMIVHTADSPFECDLCPAKFKRSSVLKTHKLTHTGVRRFECDICKHRFHLKGALKHHILSHYGVRPYKCEDCGKCYRRSWGLKVHRYRHTGVKRFECDLCKSRFSVKTKLAKHIYGHIGEKPYKCDFCGRQYGERYQLKAHKCGNPSKTRIDRSFADSITQIVFFHPKSTNISFDSSTKSRFYPTVRESTLNRRISPMIKKGKK, encoded by the exons ATGTCAGAAAACAACGAGGAGGATAGATCGGGGGGAGACAATGATCGTAACGAAAATGATATCAAGGAAGCTCGAGAGGACGAAGAGGTGAAGATAATAGGGACGGAGAAACGTTGCGTGCGATGCAAAGAA TCTGAAAATCATAACCGACTTTCTTCCCCCACCTCGGGGCCCACCAAGGTGAAAATCAAGACCGAGGTGCTCGACGAGATCGAGAATTTCTCGGCCAACGACGAGCTCGACGTTGACGACGCTTACGAGAACGaggcgaggaggaagaggcACAAGAGGGGGCAGAAGGGGAGGGGTTGCCCCCCGATCAAGAAGGAGGTGAATCTGGACGAATATGTGGATTTCGAGGAGTACATAGAGGCGTTGACTACCGGGAAACGATTGATCTGCAGCGTGTGCAGGATCGAGTTCCCCGATGAGGCGGAGTTCAAGACGCACATGGTGGGGCACAGCCATGGAAAATTGTTCCAGTGCGGTATCTGCAGGAAACAATTTTCACG GTCGTCTGCACTCAAGGACCACCTTCGTCTTCACGAGACGTTCAAAGCGTTCATATGCAGGCACTGCAGCCTCCGATTTCAG CAGAGGGACCAGTTGAGGATGCACCAGGCCGAGGTGCACTCGAGCCGAAGGCCGTTCGAGTGCGGAGTCTGCAAGAAGAAGCTGCTCCACCGGCAGTCGTTGCGCGATCACAAGCTGATGCACACCAACGTGAAGCCGTTCGAGTGCTCGATCTGCAAGAAGAGATTCCTCAGGCCGAGCAGCCTGAGGGCGCACATGATCGTTCACACGGCCGACTCGCCGTTCGAGTGCGACCTCTGCCCAGCCAAGTTCAAGAGATCTTCCGTGTTGAAGACGCACAAGTTGACGCACACAGGGGTGAGAAGGTTCGAGTGCGACATCTGCAAGCACCGGTTCCATCTGAAGGGCGCTCTGAAACACCACATTCTGTCCCATTACG gAGTGCGGCCGTATAAATGCGAGGACTGCGGTAAATGTTACAGGAGGTCGTGGGGCTTGAAGGTGCACAGATATCGTCACACAGGTGTGAAACGATTCGAGTGTGACCTGTGCAAGTCACGATTCAGCGTGAAAACGAAGCTGGCCAAGCACATTTACGGCCACATCGGGGAAAAACCGTACAAGTGCGATTTCTGCGGCCGCCAATATGGCGAACGTTACCAATTGAAGGCACACAAATGCGGGAACCCATCCAAGACGAGGATCGACAGATCGTTCGCCGACTCGATCACCCAGATCGTCTTCTTCCATCCAAAATCGACCAACATCTCGTTCGACTCGAGTACAAAGAGTCG GTTTTATCCAACTGTGAGGGAATCGACGTTGAACCGACGAATCTCGCCCAtgataaaaaaagggaaaaagtga